In Ovis canadensis isolate MfBH-ARS-UI-01 breed Bighorn chromosome 11, ARS-UI_OviCan_v2, whole genome shotgun sequence, one genomic interval encodes:
- the DLG4 gene encoding disks large homolog 4 isoform X1, producing MDCLCIVTTKKYRYQDEDTPPLEHSPAHLPNQVNAPELVHVAERNLSHLEAVQGVVGHAHFSPLKANSPPVIVNTDTLEAPGYVNGTEGEMEYEEITLERGNSGLGFSIAGGTDNPHIGDDPSIFITKIIPGGAAAQDGRLRVNDSILFVNEVDVREVTHSAAVEALKEAGSIVRLYVMRRKPPAEKLMEIKLIKGPKGLGFSIAGGVGNQHIPGDNSIYVTKIIEGGAAHKDGRLQIGDKILAVNSVGLEDVMHEDAVAALKNTYDVVYLKVAKPSNAYLSDSYAPPDITTSYSQHLDNEISHSSYLGTDYPTAMTPTSPRRYSPVAKDLLGEEDVPREPRRIVIHRGSTGLGFNIVGGEDGEGIFISFILAGGPADLSGELRKGDQILSVNGVDLRNASHEQAAIALKNAGQTVTIIAQYKPEEYSRFEAKIHDLREQLMNSSLGSGTASLRSNPKRGFYIRALFDYDKTKDCGFLSQALSFRFGDVLHVIDASDEEWWQARRVHSDSETDDIGFIPSKRRVERREWSRLKAKDWGSSSGSQGREDSVLSYETVTQMEVHYARPIIILGPTKDRANDDLLSEFPDKFGSCVPHTTRPKREYEIDGRDYHFVSSREKMEKDIQAHKFIEAGQYNSHLYGTSVQSVREVAEQGKHCILDVSANAVRRLQAAHLHPIAIFIRPRSLENVLEINKRITEEQARKAFDRATKLEQEFTECFSAIVEGDSFEEIYHKVKRVIEDLSGPYIWVPARERL from the exons GCCAATTCTCCCCCTGTGATTGTCAACACGGATACCCTAGAAGCCCCGGGATAT GTGAACGGGACAGAGGGGGAAATGGAATACGAGGAGATCACGTTGGAAAGG GGTAACTCAGGTCTGGGCTTCAGCATCGCAGGTGGCACTGATAACCCCCACATCGGCGATGACCCTTCCATCTTCATCACCAAGATCATTCCGGGTGGGGCTGCAGCCCAGGACGGCCGTCTCAG GGTCAACGATAGCATCTTGTTTGTCAATGAAGTGGACGTGCGGGAGGTGACCCACTCAGCGGCGGTGGAGGCCCTCAAAGAGGCAGGCTCTATCGTCCGCCTCTACGTCATGCGCCGGAAGCCCCCAGCTGAGAAGCTCATGGAGATCAAGCTCATCAAGGGGCCTAAAG GTCTTGGCTTCAGCATCGCTGGAGGTGTTGGGAACCAACATATCCCTGGAGATAACAGCATCTATGTGACCAAGATTATCGAAGGGGGTGCTGCCCACAAGGACGGGAGGTTACAGATCGGAGACAAGATCCTAGCG GTCAACAGCGTGGGGCTGGAGGACGTCATGCATGAGGATGCCGTGGCAGCCCTGAAGAACACGTACGATGTGGTCTACCTAAAGGTGGCCAAGCCCAGCAATGCCTACCTGAGTGACAGCTATGCTCCCCCAGACATCACAACCT CTTATTCCCAGCACCTGGACAATGAGATCAGTCACAGCAGCTACCTGGGCACTGACTACCCCACCGCCATGACCCCCACCTCCCCTCGGCGCTACTCCCCCGTGGCCAAGGACCTGCTTGGGGAGGAGGACGTCCCCCGAGAACCGAGGCGGATTGTGATCCACCGGGGCTCCACGGGCCTGGGCTTCAACATCGTGGGTGGCGAGGATGGTGAAGGCATCTTCATCTCCTTCATCCTGGCTGGCGGCCCCGCGGACCTCAGTGGGGAGCTGCGGAAGGGGGACCAGATCCTCTCG GTCAATGGTGTTGACCTCCGCAATGCCAGCCACGAGCAGGCTGCCATTGCCCTGAAGAACGCGGGTCAGACGGTCACGATCATCGCTCAGTATAAACCCGAAG AGTACAGCCGGTTCGAGGCCAAGATCCACGACCTTCGGGAACAGCTCATGAACAGCAGCCTGGGTTCAGGGACTGCCTCCTTGCGGAGCAACCCCAAAAGGGGTTTCTATATCAG GGCCCTGTTTGACTATGACAAGACCAAGGACTGCGGCTTCCTGAGCCAGGCCCTGAGCTTCCGCTTCGGGGACGTGCTTCATGTCATTGACGCCAGCGATGAGGAGTGGTGGCAGGCAAGGCGGGTCCACTCCGACAGCGAGACTGACGACATCGGCTTTATCCCCAGCAAGCGGCG GGTTGAGCGACGGGAGTGGTCGCGGTTGAAGGCCAAG GATTGGGGCTCCAGCTCTGGATCACAGG GTCGAGAAGACTCGGTCCTGAGCTACGAGACGGTGACACAGATGGAAG TGCACTATGCTCGCCCCATCATTATCCTCGGGCCCACCAAGGACCGCGCCAACGATGATCTCCTCTCCGAGTTCCCCGACAAGTTTGGATCCTGTGTTCCCC ATACGACGCGGCCCAAGCGGGAGTACGAGATAGATGGCCGGGATTACCACTTTGTGTCATCCCGGGAGAAAATGGAGAAGGACATTCAGGCCCACAAGTTCATTGAGGCCGGCCAGTACAACAGCCACCTGTATGGAACCAGCGTCCAGTCCGTGCGAGAGGTGGCAGAGCAG GGAAAGCACTGCATCCTCGATGTCTCGGCCAATGCCGTGCGGCGGCTGCAGGCGGCCCACCTGCACCCTATCGCCATCTTCATCCGCCCCCGctccctggagaatgttct AGAGATTAATAAGCGGATCACAGAGGAGCAAGCCCGCAAAGCCTTCGACAGAGCCACCAAGCTGGAGCAGGAATTCACAGAGTGCTTCTCAG ccatcGTGGAGGGCGACAGCTTTGAGGAGATCTACCACAAGGTGAAGCGAGTCATCGAGGACCTCTCAGGCCCCTACATCTGGGTCCCTGCCCGAGAGAGACTCTGA
- the DLG4 gene encoding disks large homolog 4 isoform X4: protein MEYEEITLERGNSGLGFSIAGGTDNPHIGDDPSIFITKIIPGGAAAQDGRLRVNDSILFVNEVDVREVTHSAAVEALKEAGSIVRLYVMRRKPPAEKLMEIKLIKGPKGLGFSIAGGVGNQHIPGDNSIYVTKIIEGGAAHKDGRLQIGDKILAVNSVGLEDVMHEDAVAALKNTYDVVYLKVAKPSNAYLSDSYAPPDITTSYSQHLDNEISHSSYLGTDYPTAMTPTSPRRYSPVAKDLLGEEDVPREPRRIVIHRGSTGLGFNIVGGEDGEGIFISFILAGGPADLSGELRKGDQILSVNGVDLRNASHEQAAIALKNAGQTVTIIAQYKPEEYSRFEAKIHDLREQLMNSSLGSGTASLRSNPKRGFYIRALFDYDKTKDCGFLSQALSFRFGDVLHVIDASDEEWWQARRVHSDSETDDIGFIPSKRRVERREWSRLKAKDWGSSSGSQGREDSVLSYETVTQMEVHYARPIIILGPTKDRANDDLLSEFPDKFGSCVPHTTRPKREYEIDGRDYHFVSSREKMEKDIQAHKFIEAGQYNSHLYGTSVQSVREVAEQGKHCILDVSANAVRRLQAAHLHPIAIFIRPRSLENVLEINKRITEEQARKAFDRATKLEQEFTECFSAIVEGDSFEEIYHKVKRVIEDLSGPYIWVPARERL from the exons ATGGAATACGAGGAGATCACGTTGGAAAGG GGTAACTCAGGTCTGGGCTTCAGCATCGCAGGTGGCACTGATAACCCCCACATCGGCGATGACCCTTCCATCTTCATCACCAAGATCATTCCGGGTGGGGCTGCAGCCCAGGACGGCCGTCTCAG GGTCAACGATAGCATCTTGTTTGTCAATGAAGTGGACGTGCGGGAGGTGACCCACTCAGCGGCGGTGGAGGCCCTCAAAGAGGCAGGCTCTATCGTCCGCCTCTACGTCATGCGCCGGAAGCCCCCAGCTGAGAAGCTCATGGAGATCAAGCTCATCAAGGGGCCTAAAG GTCTTGGCTTCAGCATCGCTGGAGGTGTTGGGAACCAACATATCCCTGGAGATAACAGCATCTATGTGACCAAGATTATCGAAGGGGGTGCTGCCCACAAGGACGGGAGGTTACAGATCGGAGACAAGATCCTAGCG GTCAACAGCGTGGGGCTGGAGGACGTCATGCATGAGGATGCCGTGGCAGCCCTGAAGAACACGTACGATGTGGTCTACCTAAAGGTGGCCAAGCCCAGCAATGCCTACCTGAGTGACAGCTATGCTCCCCCAGACATCACAACCT CTTATTCCCAGCACCTGGACAATGAGATCAGTCACAGCAGCTACCTGGGCACTGACTACCCCACCGCCATGACCCCCACCTCCCCTCGGCGCTACTCCCCCGTGGCCAAGGACCTGCTTGGGGAGGAGGACGTCCCCCGAGAACCGAGGCGGATTGTGATCCACCGGGGCTCCACGGGCCTGGGCTTCAACATCGTGGGTGGCGAGGATGGTGAAGGCATCTTCATCTCCTTCATCCTGGCTGGCGGCCCCGCGGACCTCAGTGGGGAGCTGCGGAAGGGGGACCAGATCCTCTCG GTCAATGGTGTTGACCTCCGCAATGCCAGCCACGAGCAGGCTGCCATTGCCCTGAAGAACGCGGGTCAGACGGTCACGATCATCGCTCAGTATAAACCCGAAG AGTACAGCCGGTTCGAGGCCAAGATCCACGACCTTCGGGAACAGCTCATGAACAGCAGCCTGGGTTCAGGGACTGCCTCCTTGCGGAGCAACCCCAAAAGGGGTTTCTATATCAG GGCCCTGTTTGACTATGACAAGACCAAGGACTGCGGCTTCCTGAGCCAGGCCCTGAGCTTCCGCTTCGGGGACGTGCTTCATGTCATTGACGCCAGCGATGAGGAGTGGTGGCAGGCAAGGCGGGTCCACTCCGACAGCGAGACTGACGACATCGGCTTTATCCCCAGCAAGCGGCG GGTTGAGCGACGGGAGTGGTCGCGGTTGAAGGCCAAG GATTGGGGCTCCAGCTCTGGATCACAGG GTCGAGAAGACTCGGTCCTGAGCTACGAGACGGTGACACAGATGGAAG TGCACTATGCTCGCCCCATCATTATCCTCGGGCCCACCAAGGACCGCGCCAACGATGATCTCCTCTCCGAGTTCCCCGACAAGTTTGGATCCTGTGTTCCCC ATACGACGCGGCCCAAGCGGGAGTACGAGATAGATGGCCGGGATTACCACTTTGTGTCATCCCGGGAGAAAATGGAGAAGGACATTCAGGCCCACAAGTTCATTGAGGCCGGCCAGTACAACAGCCACCTGTATGGAACCAGCGTCCAGTCCGTGCGAGAGGTGGCAGAGCAG GGAAAGCACTGCATCCTCGATGTCTCGGCCAATGCCGTGCGGCGGCTGCAGGCGGCCCACCTGCACCCTATCGCCATCTTCATCCGCCCCCGctccctggagaatgttct AGAGATTAATAAGCGGATCACAGAGGAGCAAGCCCGCAAAGCCTTCGACAGAGCCACCAAGCTGGAGCAGGAATTCACAGAGTGCTTCTCAG ccatcGTGGAGGGCGACAGCTTTGAGGAGATCTACCACAAGGTGAAGCGAGTCATCGAGGACCTCTCAGGCCCCTACATCTGGGTCCCTGCCCGAGAGAGACTCTGA
- the LOC138414948 gene encoding asialoglycoprotein receptor 1-like, producing MTKEYQDLQHLDNEENDHQHRKRPPPPHSFSRRLCTGPSLLLVSMGLSLLLLVVLCVIGSQNSKLQEELSALRETFSNLTVSTEAKVKALSIQGGNVGRKVKSLEAQLEKQQQELNADHSSLLLHVKQFVSDLRSLSCQMAVLQGNGSENACCPVNWIDYEGSCYWFSRSGKSWPEAEKYCELENAHLVVVGSWEEQKFIQHHMGPVSTWIGLTDQNGPWKWVDGTDYETSFKNWAPEQPDDWYGHGLGGGEDCAHFTVEGRWNDDICLRSYRWVCEARRDRGNDS from the exons ATGACAAAGGAGTATCAAGATCTTCAGCATCTGGACAATGAGGAGAATGACCATCAGCACAGAAAAA GGCCGCCTCCTCCTCATTCATTCAGTCGGCGTCTCTGCACCGGACCCAGCCTCCTCCTGGTCTCCATGGGCCTTAGCCTCCTGCTGCTAGTCGTTCTCTGTGTGATCGGATCCCAGA ACTCCAAGCTGCAGGAGGAGCTCAGCGCCCTGAGAGAGACCTTCAGCAACCTCACAGTGAGCACAGAGGCCAAGGTCAAGGCCCTGAGCATTCAGG GAGGAAATGTGGGCAGAAAGGTGAAGTCCCTGGAGGCCCAGCTGGAGAAACAGCAGCAGGAACTGAATGCAG ATCACTCCAGCTTGCTGCTCCACGTGAAGCAGTTTGTGTCTGACCTGCGAAGCCTGAGCTGTCAGATGGCTGTCCTCCAGGGCaatg GCTCTGAAAATGCCTGCTGCCCAGTGAACTGGATCGATTATGAAGGCAGCTGTTACTGGTTCTCTCGCTCGGGGAAGTCCTGGCCGGAGGCTGAGAAGTACTGCGAGTTGGAGAACGCCCACCTGGTGGTGGTGGGCTCCTGGGAGGAGCAG aaaTTTATACAGCACCACATGGGCCCTGTAAGTACCTGGATAGGCCTCACGGATCAAAATGGGCCCTGGAAATGGGTGGACGGGACGGACTACGAGACGAGCTTCAA GAACTGGGCACCAGAGCAGCCAGACGACTGGTATGGGCATGGGCTCGGAGGGGGTGAAGACTGTGCCCACTTCACGGTGGAGGGCCGCTGGAATGATGACATCTGCCTGAGGTCCTACCGCTGGGTTTGTGAGGCCCGTCGGGACAGAGGCAATGACAGCTAA
- the DLG4 gene encoding disks large homolog 4 isoform X2 → MDCLCIVTTKKYRYQDEDTPPLEHSPAHLPNQANSPPVIVNTDTLEAPGYELQVNGTEGEMEYEEITLERGNSGLGFSIAGGTDNPHIGDDPSIFITKIIPGGAAAQDGRLRVNDSILFVNEVDVREVTHSAAVEALKEAGSIVRLYVMRRKPPAEKLMEIKLIKGPKGLGFSIAGGVGNQHIPGDNSIYVTKIIEGGAAHKDGRLQIGDKILAVNSVGLEDVMHEDAVAALKNTYDVVYLKVAKPSNAYLSDSYAPPDITTSYSQHLDNEISHSSYLGTDYPTAMTPTSPRRYSPVAKDLLGEEDVPREPRRIVIHRGSTGLGFNIVGGEDGEGIFISFILAGGPADLSGELRKGDQILSVNGVDLRNASHEQAAIALKNAGQTVTIIAQYKPEEYSRFEAKIHDLREQLMNSSLGSGTASLRSNPKRGFYIRALFDYDKTKDCGFLSQALSFRFGDVLHVIDASDEEWWQARRVHSDSETDDIGFIPSKRRVERREWSRLKAKDWGSSSGSQGREDSVLSYETVTQMEVHYARPIIILGPTKDRANDDLLSEFPDKFGSCVPHTTRPKREYEIDGRDYHFVSSREKMEKDIQAHKFIEAGQYNSHLYGTSVQSVREVAEQGKHCILDVSANAVRRLQAAHLHPIAIFIRPRSLENVLEINKRITEEQARKAFDRATKLEQEFTECFSAIVEGDSFEEIYHKVKRVIEDLSGPYIWVPARERL, encoded by the exons GCCAATTCTCCCCCTGTGATTGTCAACACGGATACCCTAGAAGCCCCGGGATATG AGTTGCAGGTGAACGGGACAGAGGGGGAAATGGAATACGAGGAGATCACGTTGGAAAGG GGTAACTCAGGTCTGGGCTTCAGCATCGCAGGTGGCACTGATAACCCCCACATCGGCGATGACCCTTCCATCTTCATCACCAAGATCATTCCGGGTGGGGCTGCAGCCCAGGACGGCCGTCTCAG GGTCAACGATAGCATCTTGTTTGTCAATGAAGTGGACGTGCGGGAGGTGACCCACTCAGCGGCGGTGGAGGCCCTCAAAGAGGCAGGCTCTATCGTCCGCCTCTACGTCATGCGCCGGAAGCCCCCAGCTGAGAAGCTCATGGAGATCAAGCTCATCAAGGGGCCTAAAG GTCTTGGCTTCAGCATCGCTGGAGGTGTTGGGAACCAACATATCCCTGGAGATAACAGCATCTATGTGACCAAGATTATCGAAGGGGGTGCTGCCCACAAGGACGGGAGGTTACAGATCGGAGACAAGATCCTAGCG GTCAACAGCGTGGGGCTGGAGGACGTCATGCATGAGGATGCCGTGGCAGCCCTGAAGAACACGTACGATGTGGTCTACCTAAAGGTGGCCAAGCCCAGCAATGCCTACCTGAGTGACAGCTATGCTCCCCCAGACATCACAACCT CTTATTCCCAGCACCTGGACAATGAGATCAGTCACAGCAGCTACCTGGGCACTGACTACCCCACCGCCATGACCCCCACCTCCCCTCGGCGCTACTCCCCCGTGGCCAAGGACCTGCTTGGGGAGGAGGACGTCCCCCGAGAACCGAGGCGGATTGTGATCCACCGGGGCTCCACGGGCCTGGGCTTCAACATCGTGGGTGGCGAGGATGGTGAAGGCATCTTCATCTCCTTCATCCTGGCTGGCGGCCCCGCGGACCTCAGTGGGGAGCTGCGGAAGGGGGACCAGATCCTCTCG GTCAATGGTGTTGACCTCCGCAATGCCAGCCACGAGCAGGCTGCCATTGCCCTGAAGAACGCGGGTCAGACGGTCACGATCATCGCTCAGTATAAACCCGAAG AGTACAGCCGGTTCGAGGCCAAGATCCACGACCTTCGGGAACAGCTCATGAACAGCAGCCTGGGTTCAGGGACTGCCTCCTTGCGGAGCAACCCCAAAAGGGGTTTCTATATCAG GGCCCTGTTTGACTATGACAAGACCAAGGACTGCGGCTTCCTGAGCCAGGCCCTGAGCTTCCGCTTCGGGGACGTGCTTCATGTCATTGACGCCAGCGATGAGGAGTGGTGGCAGGCAAGGCGGGTCCACTCCGACAGCGAGACTGACGACATCGGCTTTATCCCCAGCAAGCGGCG GGTTGAGCGACGGGAGTGGTCGCGGTTGAAGGCCAAG GATTGGGGCTCCAGCTCTGGATCACAGG GTCGAGAAGACTCGGTCCTGAGCTACGAGACGGTGACACAGATGGAAG TGCACTATGCTCGCCCCATCATTATCCTCGGGCCCACCAAGGACCGCGCCAACGATGATCTCCTCTCCGAGTTCCCCGACAAGTTTGGATCCTGTGTTCCCC ATACGACGCGGCCCAAGCGGGAGTACGAGATAGATGGCCGGGATTACCACTTTGTGTCATCCCGGGAGAAAATGGAGAAGGACATTCAGGCCCACAAGTTCATTGAGGCCGGCCAGTACAACAGCCACCTGTATGGAACCAGCGTCCAGTCCGTGCGAGAGGTGGCAGAGCAG GGAAAGCACTGCATCCTCGATGTCTCGGCCAATGCCGTGCGGCGGCTGCAGGCGGCCCACCTGCACCCTATCGCCATCTTCATCCGCCCCCGctccctggagaatgttct AGAGATTAATAAGCGGATCACAGAGGAGCAAGCCCGCAAAGCCTTCGACAGAGCCACCAAGCTGGAGCAGGAATTCACAGAGTGCTTCTCAG ccatcGTGGAGGGCGACAGCTTTGAGGAGATCTACCACAAGGTGAAGCGAGTCATCGAGGACCTCTCAGGCCCCTACATCTGGGTCCCTGCCCGAGAGAGACTCTGA
- the DLG4 gene encoding disks large homolog 4 isoform X3, whose translation MDCLCIVTTKKYRYQDEDTPPLEHSPAHLPNQANSPPVIVNTDTLEAPGYVNGTEGEMEYEEITLERGNSGLGFSIAGGTDNPHIGDDPSIFITKIIPGGAAAQDGRLRVNDSILFVNEVDVREVTHSAAVEALKEAGSIVRLYVMRRKPPAEKLMEIKLIKGPKGLGFSIAGGVGNQHIPGDNSIYVTKIIEGGAAHKDGRLQIGDKILAVNSVGLEDVMHEDAVAALKNTYDVVYLKVAKPSNAYLSDSYAPPDITTSYSQHLDNEISHSSYLGTDYPTAMTPTSPRRYSPVAKDLLGEEDVPREPRRIVIHRGSTGLGFNIVGGEDGEGIFISFILAGGPADLSGELRKGDQILSVNGVDLRNASHEQAAIALKNAGQTVTIIAQYKPEEYSRFEAKIHDLREQLMNSSLGSGTASLRSNPKRGFYIRALFDYDKTKDCGFLSQALSFRFGDVLHVIDASDEEWWQARRVHSDSETDDIGFIPSKRRVERREWSRLKAKDWGSSSGSQGREDSVLSYETVTQMEVHYARPIIILGPTKDRANDDLLSEFPDKFGSCVPHTTRPKREYEIDGRDYHFVSSREKMEKDIQAHKFIEAGQYNSHLYGTSVQSVREVAEQGKHCILDVSANAVRRLQAAHLHPIAIFIRPRSLENVLEINKRITEEQARKAFDRATKLEQEFTECFSAIVEGDSFEEIYHKVKRVIEDLSGPYIWVPARERL comes from the exons GCCAATTCTCCCCCTGTGATTGTCAACACGGATACCCTAGAAGCCCCGGGATAT GTGAACGGGACAGAGGGGGAAATGGAATACGAGGAGATCACGTTGGAAAGG GGTAACTCAGGTCTGGGCTTCAGCATCGCAGGTGGCACTGATAACCCCCACATCGGCGATGACCCTTCCATCTTCATCACCAAGATCATTCCGGGTGGGGCTGCAGCCCAGGACGGCCGTCTCAG GGTCAACGATAGCATCTTGTTTGTCAATGAAGTGGACGTGCGGGAGGTGACCCACTCAGCGGCGGTGGAGGCCCTCAAAGAGGCAGGCTCTATCGTCCGCCTCTACGTCATGCGCCGGAAGCCCCCAGCTGAGAAGCTCATGGAGATCAAGCTCATCAAGGGGCCTAAAG GTCTTGGCTTCAGCATCGCTGGAGGTGTTGGGAACCAACATATCCCTGGAGATAACAGCATCTATGTGACCAAGATTATCGAAGGGGGTGCTGCCCACAAGGACGGGAGGTTACAGATCGGAGACAAGATCCTAGCG GTCAACAGCGTGGGGCTGGAGGACGTCATGCATGAGGATGCCGTGGCAGCCCTGAAGAACACGTACGATGTGGTCTACCTAAAGGTGGCCAAGCCCAGCAATGCCTACCTGAGTGACAGCTATGCTCCCCCAGACATCACAACCT CTTATTCCCAGCACCTGGACAATGAGATCAGTCACAGCAGCTACCTGGGCACTGACTACCCCACCGCCATGACCCCCACCTCCCCTCGGCGCTACTCCCCCGTGGCCAAGGACCTGCTTGGGGAGGAGGACGTCCCCCGAGAACCGAGGCGGATTGTGATCCACCGGGGCTCCACGGGCCTGGGCTTCAACATCGTGGGTGGCGAGGATGGTGAAGGCATCTTCATCTCCTTCATCCTGGCTGGCGGCCCCGCGGACCTCAGTGGGGAGCTGCGGAAGGGGGACCAGATCCTCTCG GTCAATGGTGTTGACCTCCGCAATGCCAGCCACGAGCAGGCTGCCATTGCCCTGAAGAACGCGGGTCAGACGGTCACGATCATCGCTCAGTATAAACCCGAAG AGTACAGCCGGTTCGAGGCCAAGATCCACGACCTTCGGGAACAGCTCATGAACAGCAGCCTGGGTTCAGGGACTGCCTCCTTGCGGAGCAACCCCAAAAGGGGTTTCTATATCAG GGCCCTGTTTGACTATGACAAGACCAAGGACTGCGGCTTCCTGAGCCAGGCCCTGAGCTTCCGCTTCGGGGACGTGCTTCATGTCATTGACGCCAGCGATGAGGAGTGGTGGCAGGCAAGGCGGGTCCACTCCGACAGCGAGACTGACGACATCGGCTTTATCCCCAGCAAGCGGCG GGTTGAGCGACGGGAGTGGTCGCGGTTGAAGGCCAAG GATTGGGGCTCCAGCTCTGGATCACAGG GTCGAGAAGACTCGGTCCTGAGCTACGAGACGGTGACACAGATGGAAG TGCACTATGCTCGCCCCATCATTATCCTCGGGCCCACCAAGGACCGCGCCAACGATGATCTCCTCTCCGAGTTCCCCGACAAGTTTGGATCCTGTGTTCCCC ATACGACGCGGCCCAAGCGGGAGTACGAGATAGATGGCCGGGATTACCACTTTGTGTCATCCCGGGAGAAAATGGAGAAGGACATTCAGGCCCACAAGTTCATTGAGGCCGGCCAGTACAACAGCCACCTGTATGGAACCAGCGTCCAGTCCGTGCGAGAGGTGGCAGAGCAG GGAAAGCACTGCATCCTCGATGTCTCGGCCAATGCCGTGCGGCGGCTGCAGGCGGCCCACCTGCACCCTATCGCCATCTTCATCCGCCCCCGctccctggagaatgttct AGAGATTAATAAGCGGATCACAGAGGAGCAAGCCCGCAAAGCCTTCGACAGAGCCACCAAGCTGGAGCAGGAATTCACAGAGTGCTTCTCAG ccatcGTGGAGGGCGACAGCTTTGAGGAGATCTACCACAAGGTGAAGCGAGTCATCGAGGACCTCTCAGGCCCCTACATCTGGGTCCCTGCCCGAGAGAGACTCTGA